The Aminivibrio pyruvatiphilus genome contains a region encoding:
- a CDS encoding DUF4412 domain-containing protein: protein MHFGSKRTLWWALLLVFLLPGASLAAEFTADMVISSKAAGGDMSGKVFVKGNSLRQDLETPIGVQSTIIPSGGPVMYVLLPGMKMYMEMQNTQVTLDGSENLEAKMAEQGKVTKKGTETVEGFSCDVYHIVYNDKKLGEGTVWVSRELNYPLKIYTKNPQDTATILYRNIRKGKLDDGLFSLPPGYTKFSM from the coding sequence ATGCATTTTGGATCGAAAAGAACATTGTGGTGGGCTCTTCTTCTGGTTTTTCTTCTTCCCGGCGCCTCATTGGCCGCTGAATTCACCGCTGACATGGTCATTTCCTCCAAAGCGGCAGGAGGAGACATGAGCGGAAAGGTGTTCGTGAAAGGAAACTCCCTGAGGCAGGATCTGGAGACTCCTATCGGGGTGCAGTCCACCATCATTCCTTCCGGGGGACCCGTGATGTATGTCCTTCTTCCCGGGATGAAGATGTACATGGAAATGCAGAACACCCAGGTCACCCTCGACGGTTCGGAAAACCTGGAGGCAAAGATGGCGGAGCAGGGAAAAGTGACGAAGAAGGGAACCGAAACCGTCGAAGGCTTTTCCTGCGACGTGTACCACATCGTCTACAACGACAAAAAGCTCGGGGAAGGAACCGTGTGGGTTTCCAGGGAACTGAACTACCCGCTGAAAATTTACACCAAAAATCCCCAGGATACAGCCACCATCCTGTACAGGAACATCCGGAAAGGGAAACTTGACGACGGGCTCTTCTCCCTTCCGCCGGGGTACACGAAGTTCTCCATGTAG
- a CDS encoding radical SAM/SPASM family putative metalloenzyme maturase — MDRSLPPFERAHPTKLFAEVTTACNLRCAMCVKQSGPGIPDEFLARETFEKLVPAFPTLDTLILNGIGEPLLHPELEEFIKTARRHLPREAVIGFQTNGSLLTDERAFSLLAAGTDTISISVDAADPALFRSMREGGETEDVNRAAAALGRAKERARRTCFRWGAELVLAKETTGELPKVIEWVAARGGSFLLVTHILPYREEAVPSVAYDPNVDRSLAHYRKRKLEAAEQGIDLSLYYTAKWRLAPVERREEIITFLEKVVQEISDMGLPQHIPNLVAHDEDQYRKMERLFGESRALAQARGVDLRLPSLSPRMDRRCDFIEEGSAFLSVSGTVHPCYFLWHSFTCHADGRIRPVDALSFGSVHDRPLLDIWNSPEFAAYRREIGTYPFPHCGNCSLAPCDYIERHEFEQDCLGNRLTCGSCPWSLGVLQCMR, encoded by the coding sequence ATGGACCGCAGTCTTCCTCCCTTCGAACGGGCCCATCCGACCAAGCTCTTCGCGGAGGTCACCACGGCGTGCAACCTCCGGTGCGCCATGTGCGTCAAGCAGTCGGGGCCGGGAATTCCGGACGAATTTCTGGCCCGTGAAACCTTTGAAAAACTGGTCCCGGCCTTCCCGACACTGGATACCCTTATTCTCAACGGCATAGGGGAACCCCTGCTTCACCCTGAACTCGAGGAGTTCATCAAAACGGCCAGGCGCCATCTTCCTCGGGAGGCCGTCATCGGATTCCAGACGAACGGGTCCCTTCTGACGGACGAAAGGGCTTTCTCTCTTCTTGCCGCCGGAACGGACACCATCAGCATCTCCGTGGATGCCGCCGATCCGGCCCTCTTCCGTTCCATGAGGGAAGGAGGGGAGACGGAAGACGTGAACCGGGCCGCCGCCGCTCTCGGGAGGGCAAAGGAACGGGCCCGAAGAACATGCTTCCGCTGGGGGGCTGAACTGGTGCTCGCGAAAGAGACCACCGGAGAGCTCCCCAAGGTCATCGAATGGGTGGCCGCGCGGGGAGGTTCCTTCCTGCTCGTCACCCATATTCTTCCCTATCGGGAGGAAGCTGTTCCGTCGGTGGCCTACGACCCCAACGTGGACAGGTCCCTCGCCCATTACCGGAAACGGAAGCTGGAAGCGGCGGAGCAGGGAATCGACCTGTCTCTGTACTACACCGCGAAATGGCGGCTGGCCCCGGTGGAGCGCCGGGAGGAGATCATTACCTTTCTGGAGAAGGTGGTGCAGGAAATCTCGGACATGGGGCTGCCCCAGCACATTCCGAACCTGGTGGCCCACGATGAGGATCAGTACAGGAAAATGGAACGGCTCTTCGGGGAAAGCCGTGCTCTGGCGCAGGCCCGGGGGGTGGATCTGCGCCTTCCCTCCCTCAGCCCCAGGATGGACCGGCGGTGCGATTTCATCGAGGAAGGCAGCGCGTTCCTGTCCGTTTCCGGCACGGTCCACCCCTGCTATTTCCTCTGGCATTCCTTCACCTGCCATGCCGACGGACGGATCCGTCCCGTGGACGCCCTTTCCTTCGGATCAGTCCATGACCGTCCGCTGCTCGACATATGGAACAGCCCGGAGTTTGCCGCCTACCGCCGGGAGATCGGCACCTACCCCTTCCCCCACTGCGGGAACTGCAGCCTTGCCCCCTGCGACTACATCGAGCGCCATGAATTCGAGCAGGACTGCCTGGGGAACCGGCTCACCTGCGGCTCCTGTCCCTGGAGCCTCGGGGTGCTGCAGTGCATGAGATAG
- a CDS encoding putative quinol monooxygenase translates to MIIVSASFTAKPGMRDAIAEISRKAVELTRQEKGNISYTLFKSSDDDVTMMYFEEWESLDDLRAHLKTDHIREAREARKDMLEGTVRVRVFESKEVEL, encoded by the coding sequence ATGATTATCGTATCCGCATCCTTTACTGCGAAACCAGGAATGAGGGACGCCATCGCTGAGATTTCCCGAAAGGCCGTGGAGCTCACGAGACAGGAAAAGGGAAACATCAGCTACACCCTCTTCAAGAGCAGTGATGACGACGTCACCATGATGTATTTCGAGGAATGGGAGAGTCTGGATGACCTGCGGGCGCACCTGAAGACGGACCATATCCGGGAGGCGAGGGAGGCCCGGAAGGATATGCTGGAAGGCACGGTGCGGGTTCGGGTGTTCGAGTCGAAGGAAGTGGAACTCTAG